Proteins co-encoded in one Gouania willdenowi chromosome 1, fGouWil2.1, whole genome shotgun sequence genomic window:
- the LOC114461600 gene encoding keratin, type I cytoskeletal 13-like isoform X2 — protein MYTQVRQSRSTYSSSAAPRKALSMSGYNMGGPRISSSSVRSVSSGYGGGMGMGMGMGMGMGMGGFDLSNALDQSSSTLNEKATMQNLNDRLASYLEKVRSLEAANSKLELQIREYYEKKGPAAERDDSHYWAIINDLKNKIHGATIGNANILLQIDNSKLAADDFKTKFDHELMMRQSVEADIANLRRLLDQTTLTKADLEMQIEGLQDELAYLKKNHAEELAALRSQLTGTVNVEVDAAPQQDLNKVLEEIRAQYEGITDKHRREQESWFNDKSAAINKEVAVSTETITTFKTEINDLRRTLQGLEIELQSQLSMKGALENTLAETEARYSAMLSGYQNTINMLETELSNVRASIEQQGQDYKMLLDIKTRLEQEIATYRKLLETEESR, from the exons ATGTATACCCAGGTCAGACAGTCACGCAGCACCTATTCATCATCCGCTGCCCCTCGCAAGGCTCTCAGCATGTCAGGATACAACATGGGGGGCCCCCGCATTTCTTCCAGCTCAGTGCGCTCCGTGTCCTCTGGATATGGAGGCGGCATGGGCATGGGCATGGGTATGGGCATGGGCATGGGCATGGGTGGCTTTGACCTTTCTAATGCTTTGGATCAATCCTCCTCCACCCTGAACGAGAAGGCCACCATGCAGAACCTGAACGACCGTCTGGCCTCCTACCTGGAAAAGGTCCGCTCCTTGGAGGCAGCCAATTCCAAGCTGGAGCTACAGATCAGAGAGTACTACGAGAAGAAAGGCCCTGCAGCCGAGAGAGACGACAGCCACTACTGGGCCATTATCAATGACCTGAAAAACAAG ATCCATGGTGCCACCATTGGCAATGCAAACATCCTGCTCCAAATTGACAACTCTAAACTGGCAGCTGATGACTTCAAAACAAA ATTCGACCACGAGCTGATGATGCGCCAGTCAGTCGAGGCCGACATTGCTAACCTCCGCCGCCTCCTTGACCAGACGACTCTCACAAAGGCTGACCTGGAAATGCAAATCGAAGGGTTGCAGGATGAGCTGGCGTATCTCAAGAAGAACCATGCTGAG GAGCTGGCAGCTCTGCGCTCTCAGCTCACTGGCACAGTTAACGTGGAAGTAGACGCAGCACCGCAGCAAGACCTGAACAAAGTCCTGGAGGAGATTCGTGCGCAGTATGAAGGCATCACCGATAAGCACCGTCGTGAGCAGGAAAGCTGGTTTAATGACAAG TCGGCAGCCATAAACAAAGAGGTGGCAGTTAGCACAGAGACAATCACAACGTTCAAGACAGAGATCAACGACCTGCGGCGCACCCTCCAGGGTCTGGAGATTGAGCTGCAGTCCCAGCTCAGCATG AAAGGAGCTTTGGAGAACACGCTAGCAGAGACAGAGGCTCGTTATAGCGCCATGCTTTCCGGCTACCAGAACACAATCAACATGCTGGAGACAGAACTTTCTAACGTACGTGCGAGCATCGAGCAGCAGGGCCAGGACTACAAGATGCTGCTGGATATCAAGACAAGGCTGGAGCAGGAGATCGCAACTTACAGGAAGCTGCTGGAGACCGAGGAGTCCAGGTAG
- the LOC114461600 gene encoding keratin, type I cytoskeletal 13-like isoform X1 has protein sequence MYTQVRQSRSTYSSSAAPRKALSMSGYNMGGPRISSSSVRSVSSGYGGGMGMGMGMGMGMGMGGFDLSNALDQSSSTLNEKATMQNLNDRLASYLEKVRSLEAANSKLELQIREYYEKKGPAAERDDSHYWAIINDLKNKIHGATIGNANILLQIDNSKLAADDFKTKFDHELMMRQSVEADIANLRRLLDQTTLTKADLEMQIEGLQDELAYLKKNHAEELAALRSQLTGTVNVEVDAAPQQDLNKVLEEIRAQYEGITDKHRREQESWFNDKSAAINKEVAVSTETITTFKTEINDLRRTLQGLEIELQSQLSMKGALENTLAETEARYSAMLSGYQNTINMLETELSNVRASIEQQGQDYKMLLDIKTRLEQEIATYRKLLETEESRPFSGGSTKTTISTTTMRTSN, from the exons ATGTATACCCAGGTCAGACAGTCACGCAGCACCTATTCATCATCCGCTGCCCCTCGCAAGGCTCTCAGCATGTCAGGATACAACATGGGGGGCCCCCGCATTTCTTCCAGCTCAGTGCGCTCCGTGTCCTCTGGATATGGAGGCGGCATGGGCATGGGCATGGGTATGGGCATGGGCATGGGCATGGGTGGCTTTGACCTTTCTAATGCTTTGGATCAATCCTCCTCCACCCTGAACGAGAAGGCCACCATGCAGAACCTGAACGACCGTCTGGCCTCCTACCTGGAAAAGGTCCGCTCCTTGGAGGCAGCCAATTCCAAGCTGGAGCTACAGATCAGAGAGTACTACGAGAAGAAAGGCCCTGCAGCCGAGAGAGACGACAGCCACTACTGGGCCATTATCAATGACCTGAAAAACAAG ATCCATGGTGCCACCATTGGCAATGCAAACATCCTGCTCCAAATTGACAACTCTAAACTGGCAGCTGATGACTTCAAAACAAA ATTCGACCACGAGCTGATGATGCGCCAGTCAGTCGAGGCCGACATTGCTAACCTCCGCCGCCTCCTTGACCAGACGACTCTCACAAAGGCTGACCTGGAAATGCAAATCGAAGGGTTGCAGGATGAGCTGGCGTATCTCAAGAAGAACCATGCTGAG GAGCTGGCAGCTCTGCGCTCTCAGCTCACTGGCACAGTTAACGTGGAAGTAGACGCAGCACCGCAGCAAGACCTGAACAAAGTCCTGGAGGAGATTCGTGCGCAGTATGAAGGCATCACCGATAAGCACCGTCGTGAGCAGGAAAGCTGGTTTAATGACAAG TCGGCAGCCATAAACAAAGAGGTGGCAGTTAGCACAGAGACAATCACAACGTTCAAGACAGAGATCAACGACCTGCGGCGCACCCTCCAGGGTCTGGAGATTGAGCTGCAGTCCCAGCTCAGCATG AAAGGAGCTTTGGAGAACACGCTAGCAGAGACAGAGGCTCGTTATAGCGCCATGCTTTCCGGCTACCAGAACACAATCAACATGCTGGAGACAGAACTTTCTAACGTACGTGCGAGCATCGAGCAGCAGGGCCAGGACTACAAGATGCTGCTGGATATCAAGACAAGGCTGGAGCAGGAGATCGCAACTTACAGGAAGCTGCTGGAGACCGAGGAGTCCAG ACCCTTTAGCGGAG GAAGCACAAAGACCACAATCTCCACCACCACTATGCGCACCTCCAACTAA